In the Oncorhynchus nerka isolate Pitt River linkage group LG6, Oner_Uvic_2.0, whole genome shotgun sequence genome, GGAAATGACAGACTAATAGTGCATTGTTGGTAAATGGTGACAGACTGACTGATCTGCAAGTAACAATAGATATGTATTTGTTAGGCAaagtgatttgtagatcagtcagtctgtgtgtggaggaggatgACGACCTTTAGTGACGTGCAGGACATAGTAAAACACACGCTATCAATGACATGCAGCTTTTCTCATAGACGGGGGAGGTTACTATGTGAAGGAATGTGTTAGGATTGGAAGTTTTCTCTTTATGTTTCTTTTGAGATGGTATGGCCTCTGAGGACCCCCAAGACCAACTGGATGAGGCTATTAAAAAGGCAGAACGCCTTGCTGAGGAGCTCAACCGAGAGAAGGACCCACAAGCCCAACTGGACGAGGCCATTAATGAGGCAAAAAGACAGGCTGAGGAGCTCAACCCAGAACGGGTAATGTAACAAGTCGTAACCCCTACAGCTCCCATACGTGCATAAATATtcccaacacaaccccagcaccACAGCGTTATGATTTATCATTGCTTTTTGTTTGTCAAAGTAGACCCCACATGCCACAAATGTGAATATAAACGTAGACTCCGTGATATGACCTGAACACGGGCATCAATGATATTGAGCATGAGGCACAAGGGTGCACTTGTTAGCATCCTTGTGAACTTATACACATGTTAGCAGTGTGAGTGAGCCAGAACATGGTTCTACTGCAGGTGCCTTTCTTCAGCTGACAAATCACTTCACCTTATATGAAAATAAAATGATTGCTTGTGCTCCATGATTATTGAAATGCACTTTTTAGGAAAATAAGAAGAAAAAGACAAACAAGCCTCCAGGGATTAGGTTCAGATGGAGACAAagggatgagagaggacagaTTGTTCCTCAAACCAGGAAGGCAACTACATCCACTTCTGTTGGTAAGTTTCATCCCGTCTAGGTGTTTAATTTTATTGGTCCCTGATCTGACTTTTTCCTTtcaaacatactgtatcatagCATATCAAACATTTGTTGCTGTGCCATAGGCCGGTCTAGTACCATCTACCCACAGCACATAATATATGACATGAAGGTCTGATCCCACCTttccctgtctctaactgttgtCTGTCTCTGATGAAAATACATATTTAACGAAAGGATAGTCAGAATTCCAGCAAACCATTTGAATTAAAAACCTTTTTATTACCAATTTTTTTCAGCTCCAAGGGCCAGTACATCAAGAGCCAGACTAGTGCAACATTTTGGACCAGTCACTGAGGAAGAATCAGGTATTGATGAGCGATTGAATATATTAATCTATACCATTCCTTGTTATTTAGTGGCCTTGTAATTAATTGATTGTATTTTTATTAAATCTGTAATTggtagttgaaacaataacaaagcacaCTCCCTTCCCCTGTTTTGGTTAAAAGCTGAGTGAAGGGTTGGCCAAATGTAACCACTTTCAATTTATTGACAGAGCTATTATTGCAATAACTTACCATCAATGTTATTAAAATAATAGTTTTAACCATATAGCATTAATATAAATCCAAAAATGGCTTTATCAACTTCTGAATGTCCCTTTAAGTCTAATCCTTTCCTTTTTTGCATATCTTATTTTAGAGACGAGGACCAGTGGGTTGGAATCAACTCCAGTTTTAAACATTGATGAAGAAATAGGTATGTTTAAATTGTTTTACTTTCAAAATTGGGGTCATCTTGGTGTTACTGAATTATACTGCACTACATCTTTATTTTGACAGTGATGCAACATTTTTAAATGTGTTTCCAGAATTtcggatttgagatcaaatgtttgatATGAGGTTACAGtgcagaatgtcaccttttatttcagGGTATTTGTAGACTTTTCTGATTTACCGTTTTGAAATGAAGGCACTTTATATGTCTAGTTGCAcgttttattagtcgtatgtacaggatacgGATGGTAACATGatccaacgaaatgcttacttgcaggtagCTTCTCGACAAAGCAAATGAAAATGCTGGAGTGTAGAGACAAATTCAACATTTTAGCATCACTGTCCAAAAACTTCTGTAGGGGAGTACAATAACAACATCCTGgtacttctgtaggggagggcaataacaacatcatggtacttctgtaggggagtgcaataacaacatcctggtacttctgtaggggagtgcaataacaacatcctggtacttctgtaggggagtgcaataacaacatcctggtacttctgtaggggagggcaataacaacatcctggtacttctgtaggggagtgcaataacaacatcctggtacttctgtaggggagtgcaataacaacatcctggtacttctgtaggggagtgcaataacaacatcctggtacttctgtaggggagggcaataacaacatcctgGTACTTCTGTAGGGGAGTGCAATAACAACATCCTGGTACTTCTGTAGGGGAGTGCAATAACAACATCCTGGTACTTCTGTAGGGaagggcaataacaacatcctggtacttctgtaggggagggcaataacaacatcctggtacttctgtaggggagggcaataacaacatcctgGCAGAGCTTTTTCCTCCACATTTCCTTTAATATGAAGCAATCTGCCAGTCCACATTATGGAATTAGTCTTAGTTGAATTCATTCAAATCCACTATtggaatgtttacacagtgtcttTCCTTTTGTAACCACTGTCTGTAATTGTGGAAGCTGGAATCATTTGCCTTTGAGGAGAGTTTACTCTGTAGTCAAaatacacagagtgtacaaaatattcctaatattgagttgtactctcttttgccctcagaacagcctcaattcgtcagggcatggcctctacaaggtgtcgaaagcgttccacagggatgctggcccatgttgactcaaatgcttcccacagttgtgtcaatttggctggatgtcctttgggtggtggaccattcttgatacacacgggtaGATGTAgatcgtgaaaaacccagcagcgttgcagttcttgacacaaaccgttggacatggcacctactaccatacccctttcaaaggcacttaaatattttgtcttgcccagtcaccctctgaatggcacacatacacaatccatgtctcaacacttaaacatccttcttaaacctgtctcctcccctttatctacactggtggatttaacaggtgacatcaataagggatcatagctttcccctggtcagtctgtcagggAAAGAGAATGTTTTGTACTCAGTGTGTTGTTGCTGTTTTAAGAACATTCAGAATTTCTATTCGATGATGGGATCAAGTTATATTGTTTGATATTCCAATTTAGACTTTACTCAACATTTTGGTGTGCCATGTAATTGAATTTACTGTAGAATCAAAGCTGATGTTTTTGGCTTGTCACACCATAGATTGTGCAGAGATATATTTGCGGTCACCTACTTACAGCCCTATGTGTGTTTTAATAGATTAATTATATCATATTCTTAATTGAATCATTTTCCTATTTTCGTTTGAAAATTTTGTTTGAAATGCGAGGTAAGTTTTTCTTTATTAAACTGGTCAAAGAGAATTTCTAGCTTCAGTCCTTTACAAGGCTTCCCATTTAGATGTTTGTTATTCACATAATTGCAATATTAagtcaatattttttttaatgtaaattaAGATTAAGTGGGGAGGACGGAATCAGGAAGGAGCTGGCACAACTCTGGGGGAGGAAGTGGAACAAGGCAACAGCTTCTTGTCGAGGGCTGCAATCTGTTCCAAGCAAATGTCCAAAGGAGCTAAACATTTTGTTTAAGGTTGTTCTATTAATTTATGTTAGTACTTATCTGGAATAAGGAGTTCTATTTGGCTTTTCTAGCAAGAACAGACATGCTAACCATCCAGGCCATGGGGTGGAACAGAAGGAAGAAGAACAGACATGCTAACCATCCAGGCTATGGGGTAGAACAGAAGGAAGAAGAACAGACATGCTAACCATCCAGGCCATGGGGTGGAACAGAAGGAAGAAGAACAGACATGCTAACCATCCAGGCCATGGGGTGGAACAGAAGGAAGAAGAACAGATATGCTAACCATCCAGGCCATGGAACAGAAGGAAGAAGAACAGACATGCTAACCATCCAGGCCATGGGGTGGAACAGAAGGAAGAAGAACAGACATGCTAACCATCCAGGCCATGGGGTGGAACAGAAGGAAGAAGAACAGACATGCTAACCATCCAGGCCATGGGGTGGAACAGAAGGAAGAAGAACAGACATGCTAACCATCCAGGCCATGGGGTGGAACAGAAGGAAGAAGAACAGACATGCTAACCATCCAGGCCATGGGGTGGAACAGAGGGAAGAAGAACAGACATGCTAACCATCCAGGCCATGGGGTGGAACAGAAGGAAGAAGAACAGACATGCTAACCATACAGGCCATGGGGTGGAACAGAAGGAAGAAGAACAGACATGCTAACCATCCAGGCCATTGGGTAGAACAGAAGGAAGAAGAACAGACATGCTAACCATCCAGGCCATGGGGTGGAACAGAAGGAAGAAGAACAGACATGCTAACCATCCAGGCCATGGGGTGGAACAGAAGGAAGAAGAACAGACATGCTAACCATCCAGGCCATGGGGTGGAACAGAAGGAAGAAGAACAGACATGCTAACCATCCAGGCCATGGGGTGGAACAGAAGGAAGAAGAACAGACATGCTAACCATCCAGGCCATGGGGTGGAACAGAAGGAAGAAGAACAGACATGCTAACCATCCAGGCCATGGGGTGGAACAGAAGGAAGAAGAACAGACATGCTAACCATCAGGCCATGGGGTGGAACAGAAGGAAGAAGAACAGACATGCTAACCATCCAGGCCATGTGGAACAGAAGGAAGAAGAACAGACATGCTAACCATCCAGGCCATGGGGTGGAACAGAAGGAAGAAGAACAGACATGCTAACCATCCAGGCCATGGGGAAGTGGAACAGAAGGAAGAAGAACAGACATGAAGGAAAAGAACCATCCAGGCCATGGGGTGGAACCAGGCCAAACAGGAAGAAGAACAGACATGCTAACCATCCAGGCCATGGGGTGGAACAGAAGGAAGAAGAACAGACATGCTAACCATCCAGGCCATGGGGTGGAACAGAAGGAAGAAGAACAGACATGCTAACCATCCAGGCCATGGGGTGGAACAGAAGGAAGAAGAACAACCTGCACAGAGTATTGTCCAGAAGATACTTGAAGGTGTATTGTGTGGATCAATACATTTATTTTAGAAGTATTATATCTAtgcatttaatttattttaaaacaattcattattctgttttgtttttgtcaTAATATTCAGTTTAAAAGTGTTGGGGGCAACgctttttatttaaaaaagtgTCTATCTCCAGCAGTTCGTCTGGGTCACTCACATGCTTTGATGAAAGGCAATGtcctttaccctctccaaagAATTACCATGAAAACCTTTAGCATACCTGTGGGCAGTAGAATCTGCAGTCAAGAAATCCTTTTTCTAGGCCCTttacaccgctacatggttatAGGTTTGGTTGATCACGCCTCTTATACGGGCAGCTTACATAAAAATTCATTTTCAACACTTCAATGCAGAGTATGTAGCTCTCTGTCAGGGCGGATGTCAGGTCCCTGCTAAGCCTTTCCAACCGCAATTTAATAACAACATATCTGTGCGAGAATTTTACAATCTATTTCTGGCTACTGGGATGCATCTAAAAGatctctctttacctattgaCAGAAATTATTTTGCAGAGGGTTACACATTGTATGCTTTCAATTTATCACCTGATGATGACACCTCAGGAAATCTGTCTGTGGTGTCCCAAGGTAACCTCAGGCTGGAAATGTGTTTCCGCACACCTTCAGCCTGTACAGTTAGCATGATTGTTTATGCATGCTCTGATTCAATCTTTGAAGTGAATGCCTGAAGACAGGTCTTAgtggtgtcatgactgtcctgatcaggttacaggagaccacaattCTACAGAtgatctctcaaccccaacagaggaggagagatctaggggtctgaagatgtgggggttttatgacccctcacgcccaTGGTAACTCTTAGGCCTCAGACAAATTCcttttgtcctgttactatggagaaccagcctcagaacattaaacatgaaataaagggactttgtgactgacggaaaccattgttccaatggtggtcatgacaatagatggaatatgaaaatgtatgtcatttttgttttgttattaaaggttaatagattacgttattacgaaaacattgtaacgtcAAATGTTTACCTAGTattgtacgttgtatggaaaatgtccaaatcaaagagaatgttttggtaaagatgaaatgtgaagttagttgtctaaaatctagaccttgcctcTTAAGCCATTCTCTCAAACGCAGCGCAGGAGAAAAACACCCGGGTTTTGTTTGATAAAGGGGGCTGTGGCAGCTGTCTGTGAAAATCTTCACAGTTGAATCCTCCGGATGGAAAATGTAATCCATATGGCCATCACTCATATCCAGCACTCCATTAAAATATTCAGGGGCCTCACACAGAATGTCCTCTATGTTTTTGTCATTGTGTTCTTGACTCAAGGCACAAAGTACACCTACAATTGGCCTAGGAGACATGTTTAAATAGTTTTTTAGTGTTCGGGGTTTATTTTAATTTCTTGTTTGGTGTTCTGGGGTTTATTTATAATGTGGCTGCCCCCCAATAACCCAGGACATTCCTGTTTCATAGACAACAGCCCTAAGGTCACTACAACAGGGTGGGGTCCATACTCTTTGAAATGTTCAAACACATCACCCAGTTCAACAAGGTCCCTACATATCAATCATCATGACAGCTTCAAAGGGACATATGcactatctggttaaataaacacTCATGATCTTGATTGGTGATCTCAACTGGTGTTGGTTAAAGCCGGTGTCTgatgatttaaaaatgttttgtaatTCTATGAATCTTACCCAGTTGATTAACTCACCCACTCGCCCAAATCTTAAATGCCCAGATAAATCTACCCTCATTGATTTAATATTGACAAATGTTCCACATAAATATTCTGCGGTTGGTGTTTTTTGTAATGATTTAAGTGACCattgtgctgttgttgctgttagaaATACTAAGGTTCCAAAGACAAACCCATGTTTTATTCGTAAGAGAAATTTGAAGTGTTTTAATGAGCAGGCtttctttcattatttattttattttgactgGAGCAAGATTGAGCTTATCCCTGATGTGGAAACTGCCTGGAAATTCTTTCATGATGGTTTTTcccaaatagtaaacaaacatgccccattccgcaggttcagggttaaagggcgggataatccatggttttcttccgagctgtcttgtattattcacgaccgtaatctagcctgggataaagcaaggaaatcatgttctgatgctgattggcttatttttaggcagttacgaaacaagtgttcttttcttctcaggaaggccaagtctgaatattttatgtctgttaccactgataacctgaatgacctgaaagttttggaaggctattaagtctatgtctggtaacagtaatgttaatgaattaccATCATGTGTTTTGAATGAATCTGTTGCTAtatatgacaaaactgaaatgctgaattgtttcaatgagtactttgtatcatctggtaggctgtttgattcagtgttatctgtctctgtacaaccctgtgtggatgaaccagtgagagctggtcaaacttttagctttttgccattctcagtgcaggtggtacataaagccctgaaatcattaaatcagagaaagcctgcaggtcatgatcttttggatccctgctttttaaatctggcagctgatttcataactgaaccacttacatctctgttcaatctaaccctggaatgtaatgaaattccaaagatctggaaatcagcatttgtcctaccacttctaaaagggggagatccaactcttttaaataattataggccaatctcaaagctgtcacccctggtgaaaatatttgaaacccttgtaagtgaacagctaaaatagtttttatttactaactctattttatcaatgtaccaatcgggcttcaggaagaagcattgcacaattacagcagccataaaggttttaaatgatatcactgaagccattgacaaaaaacagcactgtgtctcactttttattgatctctctaaggcttttgatacagttgatcatgctatactaaggcagagattgttgagggtaggtctttcggagcatgcagttacatggtttgctaactatctgtctgatagaactcagtgcactcaatttgatgggcttatgtctgttaaattgtctgtattgaatggtgtgccccaaggctctgtacttggtcctctcttattcactatttatataaatgatttagacaaaaatgtccaaaatgcacaacttcatttttatgctgatgatactgttatttactgttgtgcctcgtctcttacaaaagctttccagaatatgtaaactgctttttatactgttcaacataccttgtgtcaattgaagcttatcctcaatactgagaAAACTAAACTAATAGTGTTTTCtaatgcaagaaatagacctctgaatcgttcacctattactacccattttaaaaatgtatgagCTAGGTTGTAGGCCTACTAAATAAATGTTTGGAGTAGATTGCCTGCTGAGTTGAACCGGGGTGTGATATGAAGACATTAGACAAGGTGTTAGGGGCTATTAGAATGTGTACAGACCCATGATCTTCCAGAGCCCACTAATCAAGACTGGTCAAGCTCAGTTTTTATCATGACTTGTCAATACTGAGCTTCTACTTATCATGAAAGAAATTCTGACTTACTGTACATTTACACATGCTGAAACAGGCCATTTTTACACAGCGATAAAGGCTATTGCAGaatgcacacacatactgtatctgaGAACAAATATTATGTGAGGATAGAAGTGATTCCCTGAGGTGCGACCTAGATCCACAAATACCAGCAAGCTTAACTAAAAAACCACGCTCACTTGTTCCGCCACAACAGTAGAATGTCTTCTCTAAACAGTCATCTTCAGTCTTGAGAAGACCTACTCTTTCCCACCCAAAGTACATCCCGTCTTCCAATCTTGAACTAGTTCAAACTACTGACCATCATGTACTCTTTGCTCCCGattggcgcagcagtctaaggcactatcTCAGTggaagaggtgtcactacagtccctggttcgaatccaggatgAATCAGAtgcggccgtgattgggagtaccatagggcggcgcacaattggcccagcgtcgtgggtatgtcgtcattgtaaataagaatttattcttaaccgACATGCCAAgttaattaaaataaataaaacactctGTACCAGAAACCATGACAGAGTAGCAAATGTCTCTGTTCACTGAATGTTGTAGCAGTTTCATACCAAACACTGTCTGTAATGATGCATGTTTATGTCATTAAGAATGACTATATACAGtcagctccaaaagtattgggagagTGAAAGTTgttttgttttggctctgtactccatcactttggattttaaataaaacaatgactgaggttaaagtACAGACTATCAGCTTTACAtttagggtattttcatccatatcctGAATAAtggagtgagaaagttagacccACAAATACCATACCCCCaacacatgctaacctctcacttaCAATAAAAGGAGACTTTAGCATTTTTTTGAGGGGGTAGGATATTTGTGCATCTCACTTTCATActgatcattattcatgatttatTCAGGaatatccgtaatcatggtagcatccacattaatgtagaagtgtttagaaacatatcctattcttatttacaataaaagagactccaaaatgacaatatTATTTACcctttctattgggcacaaaataatttaaaacacaaccaaaacaaacatttgGCTTGACGTAgccattgtgtgctaggaatatgggaccaaatacttaactttttactactttaatacacaaagTTAatgtgtcccaatacttttggtcccttaAAATGAAGGGAATATGTAAAGTGCTGTAAACAGTTCACCCGATATGCATGAAAATACTCTCATATTAAAATGGACAGCCTGCACTAACttcagtcattgtatcatttcaaatccaaagttctAAAGTACCGAGCCAAAACAACCAAAAAAATGTGTCACGCTCACAATACTTTTGAGCCAACTAAATTATTATTCTCAGAACAACAATGAGCCTTTTAGCCATGCTCTACCACCATGCTATTGGCCACATCTCATGGCTCTTTCAGCCCGTCACTATCAGCATTTGTATTTTCACATGTACCCCAAAGCTCTGTATTAAAACTTTTACCAAATCCTGGAACTTAAGTCTCCTCTTTCACCTTCTCAAAGTCAACGTGCTACTGCAAAATTACCGCTTACAATGAGAATAGTCCATTAGACACTTACGCTCACGTTCAGTAATGCATTTCACTACCATTCACTATGACTGCAGGCCTACTGATGTGTTATTGGCTGAAATATACTAGAatgttttcaaatcaaatgtatttatatagcccttcttaaatcagctgatatatctaagtgctgtacagaaacccagcctaaaaccccaagcaatgcaggtgtagaagcagttTTGTGTTGCATTATTAGGTTAGGCTGTTGTCTTATGGCTTTGTGTCACATTTGAGGATTAAAACGGATTTAAAAACAGTCTTCCATCTCTTGTGCACGCTGAACTACTTGCAGTTTATAATTTTATCATGAAAGAACATTGACTCCCCCCCTCCCCGACATATAATGGTATCCCAATGTCCTTTCCTTTGTTCTGAATTACTTACAAAGCATATATAGGAGTTCAACCCTGAAACATTATTCATAGATAATCATTTCCCACGCACATAAAATACATTGTGCCATTTTTATTTACCACAGTTTCTTGATGGAAAAAGCTTATAACAGTTTTCATTTCTACTTTCTCGTAATTAATACAGATAACATACTGCTTTTGAGAATCACACAACTCAAGTGGGGATAAGTGTATTTTTCCAGTTAGCAAAACATAGTGAGCTACAGCCAATTTTAACTGCAATGGTTTGGAAATTGCATAATACCAGCAACAGACTGATAACTGTCCAAGCTGTTATTTAAACCCCCCCCCAGAGTTCCAATATATTTCGTCGTCAATGTGACGTCCTACCTGCTACACAGAAACCAACCAAAATCT is a window encoding:
- the LOC115130063 gene encoding uncharacterized protein LOC115130063 isoform X3; translation: MASEDPQDQLDEAIKKAERLAEELNREKDPQAQLDEAINEAKRQAEELNPERENKKKKTNKPPGIRFRWRQRDERGQIVPQTRKATTSTSVAPRASTSRARLVQHFGPVTEEESETRTSGLESTPVLNIDEEIAV
- the LOC115130063 gene encoding uncharacterized protein LOC115130063 isoform X1 — translated: MASEDPQDQLDEAIKKAERLAEELNREKDPQAQLDEAINEAKRQAEELNPERENKKKKTNKPPGIRFRWRQRDERGQIVPQTRKATTSTSVAPRASTSRARLVQHFGPVTEEESETRTSGLESTPVLNIDEEIEQPQFVRAWPLQGVESVPQGCWPMLTQMLPTVVSIWLDVLWVVDHS
- the LOC115130063 gene encoding uncharacterized protein LOC115130063 isoform X2 encodes the protein MASEDPQDQLDEAIKKAERLAEELNREKDPQAQLDEAINEAKRQAEELNPERENKKKKTNKPPGIRFRWRQRDERGQIVPQTRKATTSTSVAPRASTSRARLVQHFGPVTEEESETRTSGLESTPVLNIDEEIARTDMLTIQAMGWNRRKKNRHANHPGYGVEQKEEEQTC